One Cucurbita pepo subsp. pepo cultivar mu-cu-16 chromosome LG07, ASM280686v2, whole genome shotgun sequence genomic region harbors:
- the LOC111798822 gene encoding protein DETOXIFICATION 27-like yields MGAVVRADRDGPNQPLLSTKHNITANRSEDFVSKFWVETQKLWLIVGPSIFSRVASFSMNIITQAFAGHLGDVELASISIANTVIVGFNFGLLLGMASALETLCGQAFGARRYHMLGIYLQRSWIVLTLCCFFLLPVYFYATPLLKLLGQADDVAEQSGAVVLWLIPLHFSFAFQFPLQRFLQCQLKTQVIAWVSLAGLLVNIVASWVLIYVLELGVIGAAIALDISWWVLVLGLYIYTVGGWCSSTWTGFSVQAFQGLWDFTKLSAAAGLMLCSENWYYRILVLMTGNLKNATVAVDALSICMSINGWEMMIPLAFFAGVGVRVANELGAGNGKGAKFATIVAVAQSTVIGVVICVVIMILHDKIALIFTTSSSVVEAVGTLSSLLAITILLNSIQPVLSGVAVGSGWQSWVAYINIGCYYVIGLPLGFIMEWVLHSGVLGIWGGMIFGGTAVQTIILVIITVRTNWDREAEKAQEHVEEWSSPQQNDKPLLA; encoded by the exons ATGGGTGCTGTTGTTAGAGCCGATCGCGACGGTCCCAATCAGCCCCTCCTCTCGACCAAACACAACATAACAGCGAATCGAAGCGAGGATTTCGTATCCAAATTTTGGGTCGAAACCCAGAAGCTATGGCTAATCGTTGGCCCTTCCATATTCAGTCGTGTCGCGAGCTTCTCCATGAACATCATCACCCAAGCTTTCGCTGGTCATTTGGGTGATGTCGAACTTGCTTCCATTTCTATCGCCAACACTGTAATTGTCGGATTCAATTTCGGCCTTCTG TTGGGAATGGCAAGTGCGCTAGAGACGCTGTGTGGGCAAGCATTTGGAGCAAGACGATACCACATGTTGGGTATCTATTTGCAGCGTTCATGGATCGTTTTAACCCTCTGTTGTTTCTTCTTACTCCCTGTATACTTCTACGCCACACCCCTTCTGAAACTGCTAGGCCAAGCCGACGATGTAGCCGAGCAATCAGGGGCTGTGGTGCTTTGGTTAATACCCCTTCATTTCAGCTTCGCGTTTCAGTTTCCATTACAGAGGTTTTTGCAATGCCAACTCAAAACCCAAGTGATCGCTTGGGTTTCTTTAGCTGGATTATTAGTTAATATCGTTGCTAGTTGGGTTTTGATTTATGTTCTTGAGCTTGGTGTAATTGGCGCCGCCATAGCTCTGGATATTTCTTggtgggttttggttttgggaTTGTATATCTACACTGTCGGTGGTTGGTGTTCTTCAACTTGGACTGGCTTCTCCGTTCAAGCCTTTCAAGGGCTCTGGGATTTCACTAAACTCTCCGCAGCTGCTGGCCTCATGCTATG CTCGGAGAATTGGTATTACAGGATACTCGTCTTGATGACAGGGAATTTAAAGAATGCGACAGTAGCCGTCGATGCATTGTCCATATG CATGAGCATCAATGGATGGGAGATGATGATTCCTTTAGCATTCTTCGCCGGCGTTGG AGTACGGGTGGCGAACGAGCTGGGAGCTGGCAATGGGAAAGGAGCCAAATTTGCGACAATTGTCGCAGTGGCACAGTCGACAGTGATTGGAGTAGTGATATGCGTTGTTATAATGATTCTTCACGACAAAATTGCTTTAATTTTCACGACCAGCAGCAGCGTGGTGGAAGCTGTGGGCACACTATCAAGCTTGCTAGCTATCACCATTCTGTTGAACAGCATCCAGCCAGTTCTTTCAG GCGTAGCGGTTGGATCAGGCTGGCAGTCTTGGGTTGCGTATATAAATATTGGCTGCTATTATGTCATAGGGCTCCCTCTTGGGTTCATCATGGAATGGGTTTTACACTCTGGTGTATTG GGTATTTGGGGTGGAATGATCTTCGGAGGCACGGCTGTTCAAACGATTATATTAGTGATTATCACCGTGAGGACGAATTGGGATCGAGAG GCGGAGAAAGCACAAGAACATGTGGAAGAGTGGTCGAGTCCTCAACAAAACGACAAGCCTCTTCTTGCCTAA
- the LOC111799075 gene encoding RING-H2 finger protein ATL34-like, translated as MSVSQTHFRLSSATISSLCFTNSFLPLFLLPYPDMLSPALNHVAAAFLFYFILLADVSSLAAAQSGQPTVPSPPDLYPFKQTISKRMAIVLIVLVCFFIVIAVLSVYTRQCTDQHFGGRLLLSTAQTATNTRSRTAARGLNADVIATFPTFLYANVKGLKIGNGSLECAVCLSEFEDDATLRLLPKCSHVFHADCIDAWLVSHSTCPVCRASLVPKPGDVSFAALLNSDLGIDRSGPVTGSESGQVIVRIPEGNQGQEVSLINPNEGLNQNGPIRSRSTGWRLSGLFPRSHSTGHSLIGRGEDYERFTLRLPEEVRSEVLNWNLNRARSCVALPREQSSRQGYRSEVGKNGFLGNRSRSGWVEWRRTLLPATPLLGREGSRKDVIVNGDGSGRPFSRLPGDVDGEVKVNDNVGG; from the coding sequence ATGTCTGTCAGTCAAACCCACTTCCGTCTCTCTTCAGCCACCATTTCCTCCCTCTGTTTCACAAATTCatttcttcctctgtttttgttaCCTTATCCAGATATGCTCTCTCCCGCCCTCAATCATGTCGCCGCCGCCTTTCTCTTCTATTTTATCCTACTCGCCGACGTCTCCTCCCTCGCCGCCGCCCAATCCGGCCAACCCACCGTCCCCAGTCCCCCTGATTTATACCCTTTTAAACAGACCATCAGCAAACGAATGGCCATCGTTTTGATTGTTCTCGTTTGCTTCTTCATCGTCATCGCCGTTCTCTCTGTCTACACCCGTCAGTGCACCGACCAACACTTCGGCGGCCGCCTCCTCCTCTCAACCGCCCAAACTGCCACCAACACCCGATCCAGAACGGCTGCGCGTGGCCTTAACGCCGATGTTATAGCTACTTTCCCCACTTTTCTATACGCCAACGTGAAAGGGCTTAAAATCGGAAATGGGTCGTTGGAATGCGCCGTTTGTTTGTCCGAATTCGAAGATGATGCAACACTCCGATTGTTGCCGAAATGCAGCCATGTCTTCCACGCCGATTGTATCGACGCGTGGTTGGTGTCTCACTCGACCTGCCCTGTTTGCCGCGCTAGCCTTGTCCCAAAACCCGGCGATGTATCCTTTGCTGCGTTGCTCAATTCCGATTTGGGAATTGACCGGAGCGGACCGGTGACCGGATCGGAAAGTGGTCAGGTAATTGTTCGAATTCCGGAGGGGAATCAAGGGCAGGAAGTGAGTTTGATAAACCCAAATGAGGGATTGAATCAGAACGGTCCAATTCGGTCGCGATCGACGGGATGGCGATTGAGCGGGCTGTTCCCACGGTCGCATTCGACGGGGCACTCGCTGATCGGAAGAGGGGAGGATTACGAGAGGTTTACGCTGAGATTGCCGGAGGAGGTAAGAAGTGAGGTGTTGAATTGGAATTTGAATCGGGCGAGGAGCTGCGTGGCGTTGCCGAGGGAGCAGAGTTCGAGACAGGGGTACCGGAGTGAGGTGGGGAAGAATGGGTTTTTGGGGAATCGGAGTAGAAGTGGGTGGGTGGAGTGGCGGCGGACATTGTTACCGGCGACGCCATTGCTTGGAAGGGAGGGCTCGAGAAAGGATGTGATTGTCAACGGAGATGGCAGTGGACGGCCGTTCTCCAGGTTGCCGGGTGATGTCGACGGGGAAGTCAAAGTCAACGACAACGTAGGCGGCTGA
- the LOC111798082 gene encoding transcription factor bHLH96-like isoform X1, whose product MMALETVVYPQNRDTFTYVCRDFCSYGGAWPGYDYGFQLEQEKSFLENPQKLPTNWEPSPEECSINQPLSVGALYPPMEVEQSPPSPPSPPPTTGRRKRRRTRNMKNKEEIENQRMTHIAVERNRRKQMNEYLAVLRSLMPCSYVQRQGDQASIIGGAINFVKELEQQLQFIKAHKEPAASSPFADFFSFPQFSTPATNSTHDSASSNTQWAAGDIEVTMVDTHANLKILSKKRPRQLLKMVAGFQSLRFSVLHLNVTTLDQMVLYSVSIKIEEGCELNTVDEIAAAVNQILLSIQEESAFS is encoded by the exons ATGATGGCATTGGAAACGGTGGTTTACCCACAAAATAGAGATACATTTACTTATGTTTGCAGAGATTTCTGTTCTTACGGCGGCGCTTGGCCTGGCTACGACTATGGCTTCCAATTAGAACAAGAAAAATCCTTTCTCGAAAACCCCCAAAAACTCCCCACTAATTGGGAGCCTTCACCGGAGGAATGTTCGATCAATCAGCCGCTTTCGGTAGGAGCTCTCTATCCGCCGATGGAAGTTGAACAGTCGCCACCGTCTCCACCGTCCCCACCGCCGACGACCGGGAGGAGAAAGCGACGGCGGACTCGAAACATGAAAAACAAGGAGGAAATTGAAAACCAGAGGATGACCCATATCGCCGTCGAGCGCAACCGCCGGAAACAAATGAATGAATATCTCGCCGTCCTCCGATCACTAATGCCGTGTTCTTACGTTCAAAGG CAGGGAGACCAAGCCTCCATTATTGGTGGCGCCATTAATTTCGTCAAGGAATTAGAACAGCAATTACAGTTTATCAAAGCCCATAAGGAACCGGCGGCTTCATCCCCTTTCGCCGACTTCTTTTCCTTCCCACAGTTCTCAACTCCGGCGACGAACTCGACCCATGACTCAGCCAGTTCCAACACCCAATGGGCCGCCGGAGATATCGAAGTCACCATGGTGGATACCCATGCCAACCTCAAAATCCTGTCCAAGAAACGCCCGAGACAGCTCCTCAAAATGGTGGCAGGGTTTCAAAGCTTGAGAttctctgttcttcatctCAACGTCACCACTTTGGATCAAATGGTTCTTTACTCTGTAAGCATCAAG ATTGAGGAAGGATGCGAGTTGAATACAGTGGATGAAATCGCTGCAGCTGTGAATCAAATCCTGCTCTCCATTCAAGAGGAATCTGCTTTCAGCTGA
- the LOC111798082 gene encoding transcription factor bHLH96-like isoform X2, with product MMALETVVYPQNRDTFTYVCRDFCSYGGAWPGYDYGFQLEQEKSFLENPQKLPTNWEPSPEECSINQPLSVGALYPPMEVEQSPPSPPSPPPTTGRRKRRRTRNMKNKEEIENQRMTHIAVERNRRKQMNEYLAVLRSLMPCSYVQRGDQASIIGGAINFVKELEQQLQFIKAHKEPAASSPFADFFSFPQFSTPATNSTHDSASSNTQWAAGDIEVTMVDTHANLKILSKKRPRQLLKMVAGFQSLRFSVLHLNVTTLDQMVLYSVSIKIEEGCELNTVDEIAAAVNQILLSIQEESAFS from the exons ATGATGGCATTGGAAACGGTGGTTTACCCACAAAATAGAGATACATTTACTTATGTTTGCAGAGATTTCTGTTCTTACGGCGGCGCTTGGCCTGGCTACGACTATGGCTTCCAATTAGAACAAGAAAAATCCTTTCTCGAAAACCCCCAAAAACTCCCCACTAATTGGGAGCCTTCACCGGAGGAATGTTCGATCAATCAGCCGCTTTCGGTAGGAGCTCTCTATCCGCCGATGGAAGTTGAACAGTCGCCACCGTCTCCACCGTCCCCACCGCCGACGACCGGGAGGAGAAAGCGACGGCGGACTCGAAACATGAAAAACAAGGAGGAAATTGAAAACCAGAGGATGACCCATATCGCCGTCGAGCGCAACCGCCGGAAACAAATGAATGAATATCTCGCCGTCCTCCGATCACTAATGCCGTGTTCTTACGTTCAAAGG GGAGACCAAGCCTCCATTATTGGTGGCGCCATTAATTTCGTCAAGGAATTAGAACAGCAATTACAGTTTATCAAAGCCCATAAGGAACCGGCGGCTTCATCCCCTTTCGCCGACTTCTTTTCCTTCCCACAGTTCTCAACTCCGGCGACGAACTCGACCCATGACTCAGCCAGTTCCAACACCCAATGGGCCGCCGGAGATATCGAAGTCACCATGGTGGATACCCATGCCAACCTCAAAATCCTGTCCAAGAAACGCCCGAGACAGCTCCTCAAAATGGTGGCAGGGTTTCAAAGCTTGAGAttctctgttcttcatctCAACGTCACCACTTTGGATCAAATGGTTCTTTACTCTGTAAGCATCAAG ATTGAGGAAGGATGCGAGTTGAATACAGTGGATGAAATCGCTGCAGCTGTGAATCAAATCCTGCTCTCCATTCAAGAGGAATCTGCTTTCAGCTGA